aaacattgaaccacataaaataaaattacaatctcctaattagaaattaactaaggtaagcactgctttatttgccctcttcaagtccacaaccaaaatccagattaagcccaatgtttcattaatttctgaaattagattaaaaacatcaaattagctaaatgagcccaaataatagaactgtctaattaatttgacaattaagactaatcagtaattaaaatggtgcaaaaaagggtttaagaaatagaagaaaatgatgacacatcactgGCCAACTACAATTACTCAACCATGCTTTCACTCATCATCTGCAAGTTCACTTGGTCCAATACTAAATTCCACAGCAACCTCAGCATCCAGTGACGGATGCAAACATATTTATTAGTGGGGagcaagaaataattttaatttgattcaaaaagatgtttttagttctgataaattaattattataggaTAAACTTATTATACATCTCCTATAATAGTGGTTCAAAAAGTCTTAAATATGTTAACTAATTAGTTAACCAAACGTTGATGATCACACAGTTCTAATTGAAGTAATGTGTGTGACACATCTCCCAAGCAATTAGTGATTATAGGATCACTTATTATATGCATCACTAATACTCTTTATTTCACAAACCAAAAATCATGAATAACAACTATAATTATCTAATATTTATCTaagacatttattattattaacaaacAATATAATTAGTCAAGCAgcaatataaacaaataaaacaatcaATACGTATAAACATGCACACATACAACATAAACCCATAGAcccaaaaattgggatgttgcttgccctaattaaaattaattttaaaagttaaaactgtTTTAATGTGGGATCCGATTTTGGTGTGATTTATAGAGACCAAGATGGAGCAGTTTTTGCAGTTGCATAtctctttttagtccttaactGTTATGAAACACATAGCTAAAGCATTGACACTCAGGTGGTCCATGCAAACTGCCCTGGTACTATTAGATTATATATTGGCTTATATATATTTGCGGTTCCTGTAAATTaaaacttttcattttaaattccttgtaactttattttttttttaattttagtctttgtaaatttgtattttcttttaattttaatccctataagattctaatctttttatttatagtttctatAAATTTACGTATACTAGATCCAACATtgaaaaaacacaaacatatcgaactaaagaaaaatatcttacaaggattaaaattaaaaaaataaatttacagaaaccaaaaataaataagatgttAACTTCCAAGaacaaaaagatatttaagtcCTATATATTTCTAAATGTCTAAATCATCTATAAAATGTGATGTACACAATTGTCAAGATAATATGTAATCACAAGACTCCGAACATTCTTCTGTTTCATAATATACCTTTGAATTTCTTGCATTCTTGTTTCATACGCCATGGTTCATTAAAGTTAGTATCTACGAGCATTCGTTGTAAATCAGAAAACGAGTGAACGACTATAACCATAAATATAAACCACCTTATGTAAAGGTATCCTTAAATATTGAGCCACGAGTATCATAACATAGCAATGATGTAAAATGAACCTTGTTTCCAATTTCCAAAAAGACCCTTTTGGCCTAGTCTCTTTCTTATAATAAGGTaaccaaaataaacccaaatcaCAGGTCAATTACCGAATAATCCAGATTGAgggggaaaaaaaataagagtacaGGGGTCCTGGAGAATGTAACAATACGTAGGTctgagaaggaagaaaaagtgaaaataattatatctcaCATACACGGAGCAGCTTTATTTCTAtctcaaacaaaaatagaaCAAGCTTCAGTTACTCCTTCAATGAATTTGACATGAAGAGACAACTTTAGCATCTGACAAAATTATTGTCAACAATAATCTTTCCTGatgtaaaaaatgaaatgaaactgGAAGGCAGCTAGTTGACAACATCAAGAACCAGCTTGCGAGACTTTAGAACGGACCACCTAAGCCGACGGTAATAGGCAGCTTGAAGTAATGCCAGTGATAGAACAAATATCCATTTGAATCCCATCTGCATATGGCAGCAATGTCCttagaaaataaagtattttcTTTATTGATCTGGTGGAAAAAGGATAATAAAGGAAACAAACCAGTTTTCTCTCTTCCATCTCAGGTTCCGCAGCCCAAGTCAGGAATGATACAATGTCTTTACCCATCTGTAGCAAAATAtaaccaaaaaattatttcgtATAATTCTTCCAAAGTTCATAGATAATCCATGTGATGAGATTtactgaaaccattcctcaacaaacaaaagtaccTGAGATTCTGTAGCAGGGGTACCATCTTCATATTCAACAGCACCATCATTAAGCATTTTAGGCATAGCAATAGCCCCGCCAGGAAAATAAGGATTATAGTGCAGTCCTTCTCTAATCTACATTATTATTTAGAGAACCATAATCAAAATTTTCACTTTAAGTGCAATATATTTAGATTTGTTGAGAACTAGAAAGTTGAGAAAGTATAATTAAGTTCATCACCCTTTGTTAATATCTATATAGAAGCTTGACTGACAACTGGAGTCACATATAGGTACAAAGCAACAATGATGTTAAAACATTGAGGAACTCTGTTTCACCTAGGAATGACCTTACCTCATATTTAGTAAGAAAATTATGTGCAAAAAATTCATGCATTATTTAAGGCTCTTAACAATCCCCAACCCACCATGTTTGAGATATTATTATTTGACAGTTATTGACTGTGCTTGTACAAATTTCAAAGCCACACAACAGATTTTACAACATGGCTAGTTTTGGTTCTGAACCACCACCCATCACGTAGTCTAGCAATTGACATATAAGACAACTTTGGTAGAATGTGCAAAAGTTACAGCAATaagcataataattaaaaatgttaatagaCAACAATTTACCGAAACACCAGCAGGAGGGTCACGATAACCAGTTAGAAGTGCAAACACATAGTTCTGACCATTGTGACGAGCCTGAAACATTAagggtaaaattatttatgatataaaagcaaaagaaaatctAAAGACGTTACTAGCAGACTACACTCATTACTTTGGTAACAAGACTTAGATCTGGAGGATAGGCTCCTCCATTAGCAAACCTAGCTGCTGCTTCATTTGCATATGGCTGGGGAAAGCGATCACTGAGTTTACCAGGGCGTGTAAACATCTCACCCTCATCATTAGGGCCATCAACCACCTCAATCTCAGCTGCCATAGCCTTTACCTCTTCTTCTGTATAAGCAACACCAACCAAATCACGGTATGATATCAAAGACATAGAATGACAAGAAGCACAGACTTCTTGATAAACTTGATGACCACGACGAATCCTGCTTATTCAAAATTGGTTAACTGTAAGACCTCAATTagtataaatagttatatagcattcatgtaaaaaaaaacaattaatttgaaatatgaGGGTGGCATAGAGCAGAATGAAGATTCACAATATTATGAATCCTGGCCCAGAAAAATGCCCTAAAAGAAAAAGGGAGGGATACTTTATTACAGAATTTGGAATTGCAActatttcttttagaaaagtaCATTCTAAAAATCAttgtatgatattttttagatgaaataatttatgataaatattacTAAACATACCCGTACAAGATTTATTTTAAAGCATGTGAGATCACATGAAATGACAAAGCGAAGGGAAGATTGAATGACTGATTCAAGGgtcagaaaaatgaaaacaaggacAATATGAcaaaagcaaaggaaaataAGCATGTACCTAATTAATAACTACTTGTAATTTGATAGAAATGTGATTAGTGAAGTGGGGCCTAGGCCAAGGGTGTGGAGAGTTTATACTAGGAAAAAGACAAGGAATGAAAGATGATGACGTGGCTGTGAACGCATGAGAGTGGCTATAGATAGCTATTGTTGGAAGGGAATAATCAGGAAGGAATTCATTTAGGATTTGGTGGGGTCGCCTCTGGGTGATTTGGGAGCACTGCGTGCTTAGGAATTGGTTGCTATTACcagtttgttatttttcttttatcttcctgTAATTGTGGATCTCACAGCAATACCATTGCAGTTTCATTACTCATATTACACTGTTATATCCATTTTATCACTATTTTTGTGCATTAAGACCCATCAATTGGTCCGACCTGCCGGATCAATCTCACACAATGAAGAAGATTGTAGATGTCAAGGAAGCCTAAGATGAGTGACCGAGTTGACGCTTTGGAGACACAAATGGGGAATGTGACAACAACGCTGCAAGAGCTCGCTCTCCAAGTGCAGCAACAAAGCTTGATTCTCGTAGAATTAAGCAAACAGATCGGAAAGAGAAGGGAGACTCAAGAGGAGGAAGCCTCTGCTGGTGACTCTGCACAGAGTGAATCTCGCCTCGTCGGGAAGAAGGTGAAGTTGCCTCTGTTTGATGGTGATGATCCTGTGGCTTGGATTACACGGGCCGAAATTTATTTCGATGTTCAGAATACATCGGATGATATGCGTGTGAAGTTGGCTCTCCTGAGCATGGAAGGTTCAACTATTCACCGGTTCAACCTGTTGATGGAGACTGAAGATGAGTTGTCATGGGAGAAGCTGAAGCGAGCGTTAATTGCACGTTATGGAGGACGTCGTCTGGAGAATTCGTTCGAGGAACTTTCGACGTTGAGGCAGAAAGGAAGTGTGGAGGAATTCGTCGAAGCTTTTGAGCTGTTGTCATCACAAGTTGGAAGGCTTCCTGAAGAACAATACCTGGGATATTTTATGAGTGGATTGAAACCTCAAATTCGGAGGAGGGTGCGTACTCTGAATCCTCGAAATAGGATGGAGATGATGAGAATTGCGAAAGATGTTGAAGAGGAATTGGAGGAAGATGACGATGGTGAGCGTCGTGAGGTGAAAAAAGGGGGGTACGAGCGTGTGGGCCAGAAGGATTGGGCCAGGTTATTAATGAGGAAAGGGGGATCTCAACCCAGGGATGCAACTCGTTCGTTTCAGTCGGGTGGGTCAAACCCGAGTCAGAAAACGGGTCCAAGTGGATCCAACACAAATTCAACTTCGTCTTTGGTTTCCTCAGCTCGCAAAAACGATGGGGGTCCGCGTTCTGGCACGATGGAGAGGTGGAAGGGAATACGAAGTATCCACAATGATGAATTCGAAGAGAGGAGAGCAAAGGGTCTTTGTTTCAAATGTGGGGGAAAATACCACCCTACATTGCATAAATGTCCAGAATGAGCTCTTAGGGTTCTAATCCTAGGAGAAGGTGAAACCATGACAAAGGAAGGGGAAATTGTAAGTATGGAGGATGTGACGGTGGAAAGTGAAGAAAAAGTGGAGGTGGAATGTAAACTGATGGGGGTATTGGGAAGCATGGGCGAGTCTCACACCATGAAGGTTGAAGGGAAGATACAGAATGTGGATTTATTGGTGTTGATTGATAGTGGTGCGAGCCACAATTTCATTTCTCCCAAAGTGACTACTGCTTTGGGTCTTGTCATCACACCTACAGCAGCTAAGAGTATCAAGCTTGGTGATGGTCATAAGGTGATAACAAATGGAGTGTGTAAAGGGGTCAATATGAAGATGGGGGGGGATTGAAGTGATTGTGGATGCGTTGGTGTTGGAGCTAGGGGGAATGGATATGGAGTTAGGAGTTGCCTGGTTAAGCACTCTTGGGAAGGTGATTATGGATTGGAAGGCCATGACTATGCAATTTTCTTATGAAAATGAGTTGGTGAAATTGCAAGGTCAAGGCAGTAAGGTGGTCAGACAATGTTATTTGAACTCCTATCTTGAGGATACTCATAGCAGAACTGAGCTGGGTTGGTGGTGGGTTCATCTACAGTCAATGGAAGCAACCAAGTCAGTGGTTCCCAAAGGCTTAAAACCTATACTAGAAGAATTCCAGGAAGTGTTTGGAAACAACATTCAGCTACCTCCTGAGAGGAGTCAGGTGCATCGGATTAAGCTTTTATCCTGATCATGGTGCCATTAATGTCAGACCCTACAGGTACCCTCATTaccaaaaagaagaaattgaaaagCAAGTGTCAGAACTGTTGAAAGCTGGAGTCATTCGGCCGAGTATGAGTTCATTTTCAAGTCCTGTGTTATTAGTCAAAAAGAAAGACAAGAGCCGgagaatgtgtgtagactacaaGGCCTTAAATAAAGCTACAATACCAGATAAGTACCCAATCCCTATACTTGATGAGTTGTTAGATGAATTATATGGAGCTACTATGTTCTCTAAAATTGATCTAAAATCAGGATATCATCAAATTAGAGTGCATGAGGATGACATCCCTAAAACGGCGTTTAGAACACATAACAGCCACTATGAATATTTAGTAATGCCTTTTGGACTAATGAATGCCCCAACTACCTTCCAAGCCACCATGAATGACATTTTTCGGCCTTATTTGAGAAAGTTTGTCTCGGTattctttgatgatattctgATTTACAATAAAGATATCGAGGAACACCAAATGCATTTGAGGATGGTTTTGTCTGTTTTAGTTGAGCATTGTTTTGTGGCAAATCAAGCAAAGTGTAGGTTTGGTTGTGCTCAAATTGATTATCTTGACCATATCATTTCTGGAGAAGGTGTGGCAGTGGACCCTGAAAAGGTGAAGTGTATTCTTGCATGGCCCACACCAAAGAATGTGAAGGGGGTACGTGGTTTTTTGGGTCTCACAGGGTATTATAGAAAGTTTATCCAGGATTATGGTAAAATAGCAAAACCTCTCACCGAATTGACTAAGACAATTTTTCTTGGGGAATAGAAGCTGTCAAGGCCTTTGAGGAGATGAAGAGGATCATGACTTCTCCCCCTGTGCTAATTCTTCCAAATTTTTATTTACCTTTTGAAGTTGAGTGTGATGCGGCTGGCAGAGGTATAGGTGTTGTTTTAATGCAGCAGAGACGACCTATTGCTTTCTTCAGTAAAGCTTTATCTGATGGGAATCTGGCAAAATCTGTCTATGAGAAGGAATTGATGGCCCTTGTGCTTTGTATTCAGCACTGAAGACATTATTTATTGGGCAGAGAATTTATTGTGCACACAgatcatcaaagcttgaagcaTTTTTTACAACAGAGAGTTTCATCTCCAGATCAGGTGTTGATTGGCCAAACTGCTAGGCTATCAATTTGAAGTTAAGTACAAACCTGGCTTAGAGAATAGAGCCGCTAATGCTCTGTCCAGATGTCATGGTGAGGTAGAAATGAATTCTATTATTTCTTTTCCCTTGTGGGCTGATAGACAGAAACTTTTGGATGAAATAACTAATGACCCGTACATTCAAAAGTTACTGAAAGAAGTGCAGGAGTCTCCTGATGTTAGACCTGAGTTTCAGGTGAAACATGGAGTTTTACTTTATCATGGCAGGCTGGTGATTTCCCCCGAATCACCCTCTATTCCTTGGCTATTGGAAGAATTTCATAGTACTCCTGCTGGAGGGCACTCAGGTTTTCTGAGAACATACCGAAGACTGGCAGATTCCTTATATTGGGTGGGGATGCAGAGGAGTGTAAGGGATTATGTTAGATCTTGTGATGTTTGTCAGAGACAAAAATATAGTGTTACTACTCCTGGTGGTTTGTTACAGCCTCTACCTATTCCTAATGGTGTGTGGGAGGACTTGTCCTTAGACATTATCACTGGGTTGCCTAAGGCTAAGGGTTATGCGGCTGTGTTAGTGGTTGTGGATAGACTATCTAAGTATAGTCATTTTGTTTTACTCAAACATCCATATACTGCTAAGTCAATTGCTGAGCTCTTTGTTAAAGAAGTGGTGAGACTTCATGGAATTCCAAGTTCTATAATCAGTGATCCTTTATTTGTGAGTCATTTCTGGATGGAGCTGTTCAAGTTACAAGGTACTAAGCTGAAAATGAGTTCAGCATATCATCCGGAAACAGATGGTCAAACGGAGGTGGTTAACAGGTGTCTGGAAAGTTATCTATGGTGCTTTGCTTCTGATCATCCAAAGACTTGGTCATTGTGGGTCCCTTGGGCTGAGTTTTGGTACAACACTACCTTTCATGTGTCTATTGGGAAGACTCCGTTCGAGGTGGTATATGGGAGGCAACCTCCTGCATTGTTGAGATTTTTGTCTAATGAGACTAAGGTTGCTGCTGTGGCATTGGAGTTGAGTGAAAGAGATGAGGCTTTGAATCAACTCAAACTCCACTTGCTCAAAGCTCAGGAACAAATGACAAGGTATGCTAACAAGAAGAGGAGGGACTTGTGTTTTGAAGTTGGAGAATGGGTCTTTCTGAAACTTAGATCCCATAGACAACAATCAGTGGTAAAAAGAATTCATCAGAAACTCGCTGCAAGATTCTATGGACCTTTCCAGGTGGCGGATAAGATTGGCGAAGTAGCTTACAGGTTGAAACTTCCATCAGCATCTAGAATTCATCCAGTTTTTCATGTGTCATTACTTAAGCGAGCTGTTGGGAACTATCAGGTACAGGGAGAGTTACCTAAAGATTTGGAAGTGACTGAGGAGACTAATGCGTACCCAGACAAGGTGTTGGGTTCAAGAGTCATAATACAGGGGGGTAATGAGGTTCAGCAGACCTTGATACAATGGAAAAATAAAGCTTTAGAGGATGTGACATGGGAGGATAATGAAGTCTTGCATTGTCAGTTTGCAGAATTTTGCCTTGAGGACAAGGCATTGTCTAAGGAGGTGGGAGTTGATAGAAATGTGATTAGTGAAGTGGGGCCTAGGCCAAGGGTGTGGAGAGTTTATACTAGGAAAAAGACAAAAGGAATGAAAGATGATGACGTGGCTGTGAACGCATGAGAGTGGCTATAGATAGCTATTGCTGGAAGGGAATAATCAGGAAGGAATTCAGTTAGGATTTGGTGGGGTCGCCTCTAGGTGATTTGGGAGCACTGCGTGCTTAGGAATTGGTTGCTATTACcagtttgttatttttcttttatcttcctgTAATTGTGGATCTCACAGCAATACCATTGCTGTTTCATTACTCATATTACACTGTTATATCCATTTTATCACTATTTTTGTGCATTAAGACCCATCATAATTCACCTTTAAAATTCAACAGGGACTAGTTTGACTGAACATAGTTGCTAACTTCGCAAATCATATTGTTGAGcaagaaaaatagaaaggaaaatGTAGAGAAATTTCAGGTCAAACTCACGAAGCATGATCATATGAACTAAGGATGCCCTTATGAGGCCATGGATAGCTAGGACATGCCAGGCCATGCTCAGCTTCATCAGCAAATGCTGTTGTTGCAAAACCTAGAAACCCTGAGACACCAGCTCCAACTAATGCAAGCACTCTTAAGGAGTTGTTGCCAATAGAGTCAGCACCATCTTTCTTTGTGATAATGAATGACTTAAAAGAAGAATTCTGCTATAAGTATAAAGTAGCTATTAGTAAACAACACAATTGTACCATGGAAGGCACAATGTTATGAAGTCGAAAACATCATGtacattgtgtgtgtgtgtgtgtgtgtgtgagagagagagagagagagagaaactcaaatgaattgaaatttaaGCAACATAACAAAAGATCGAGAGATTTAAATTGATAACCAATATTTGTATAACCGTGCATACAAATTGATTATTACTTATTTGGACCCAAGTCCTCAGCAGTCCTATTAAGAGGGAGGAATTAAACCTAAGACATGGACAAGTCCATCCAAAGTACTTCTAAGATAAGTATTCTTTACACTACCTTTGTTCCTATTTATAAGACCCAATTACCTAATTCATCaagattaagaaaagtaattagTTTAGGTGATAGCAATAAATTTGTCctaaatttatatacttttccAAAAACACCATTGTCATTAATGCTGCTCTCTCTTCTAAATGCATGTTAATATAACATCTCTATTATTTAATTAGGGGTATTTTcagtctaaaaataattaatgcatgagACAATATGGATTGGGTCTTATTTAAAGGAACAAGCAAGTTTAAAAAGTCGGGTCTTATAAATAGGAAAGGAGGTAgcatcataaaatataattgatgagAACCAGCATAATTGAATGTCATATTGCATGCAATTGggatttaattttgattgactGATAGTGCCAATGTCATATGATGCCACCTAACAGTTAAAAGATTTTCCTGTAAATGAAAAATCTCAATTGCTACAATAAATGCACTTTTCTTGTTTACCAGTAGTGTAAAAAGTTTTGCATTAACATACGGATGAAGTATAAactcataatataattttgaattcagTAGTTGTTTAACAGTGAGtagaaaacaatttaaattcaagAGCCTTTAAAGATTAAGGTATAAAATAGTAAgcaaaatgaaattgcaaaagTATGATATGCTGGTAAAAAAGCTACACCAGGATATAAACTGGTGACATGGTAAAGACATGCAATGCAACACTAATGCTAGGGAGATAtgtaaaagtagaaaaaaaccAGTCTAAATTTCAGAAACATCAGTTTTAGCACAATCTCATTCTTGACCCATGACATAAAAAATTCGATGAAGTTATATGTTTGACGCTATCAGCATAACAAAATAATTCTCTTTTGCAAGGACCTGGGGTCAGGTGATCAGCTATGTAAGGTTTGGAAGGATAAGAAGCACAGCAAAGGCAAAAGTAGGTCAAGTGAAACTcattaaaaaagaagagaaggtgtaAAAAGCTTTGGTAATTATGCAAGATATCATGAAAAAATGGATGACTTATTTCTACAAGCTACTCAATGAAGGGGATGCGACAATAACAAATATTGAGAGTTAATCACTATTCACTAAAGAACATAGTCATAATTATACATTTTACACAGAATTCAAGAATTTCAAGAAAAGAACAGGCTAGAGAAAGATAAACAATGGTAAAACAATTGAACCAGATAATATTCTTATTCAAACTTGAATTTTTAAGGGGGAAGGGTATAACATAGCTTAGTAACTTGTTCAATGAGACAGAGATCAAGAAACCACTAGATGAGCAGAACAGGAACAATTTGATAcctatttataagaataaaaggGGATGTACAAAAAATTGTGCAAACTACACAAGGATTGAGCTCACAAGCCACACTGTAAGACTTTGGTAAAGAATGTATAAAAACTGAGAATCAAGGGTGACGTGGTTGTGGTGGTGACCATCGCAACTGAGATgttttgaatattaaaaaaaaaaacaatgtactTGACACCAAAAGGCTCCTCACTATGAGAAGGTATGGGTGAGGATCATTGTACTCAGTCTTACCCTTTCATATGCAAAGAGACTGTTTTTACTtttgaacccatgaccaactGGTTatcaaggcacaactttacacTGCCCAAGGCTCACCCTCCCTTGGTAGAGAATGAGTAAACTAGGCCAAGAGAGTATACTAGAggaccaattttatttttatgccaAAGAGATCAATCAAGGAGGCTATATATCAgtcttcaaagaaaagaaaagggaggCTATATATCTATTGCTTGATTTCATTGGAGattcaaaaggaaacaaaaggATTTTCACAAATTCGTTTTTTGAGGACAAAAGGAAATATAGattaatgtaaatttacataaactTGCAAGTTGAGAAGTGAGACAGcgattcaagtaaaaaaaaagttatctatGGCCCCAATTGACCCAAAACAACGCTGATTTGAGTGCTCATTCATTACACATTACATGCACTATTGTagctaaaaataatgtaaaacatAATTTGAGAGCTCAATCACACAAattgatcaaaaggctctcatcCTCATCTGTTTTCTGCAAATCATTCAAAGCTCAGACACTGCATAGAGTTTTGTTTCCGTTAAGTCCAGAATTATGAAACCAGCATATCAAGACATAAACCCACTGTCCATCATGCTGCAACGATGTCTGTAAACCCAACATTCATCATGAAGGAGTGACAACATTTGTAAAATAGAGGATTTTGGTTTTGCACGACATGACGGAGAGAAATCAAAGTTAAGTTCTGTTCAAACTCGAGTTCTGTTTGTGTTCTGTTATTTTAATCAGCTGCAGGGCTGTTCCTCTGTTCTTTTCACTTgttattaaaacttaaaaggagTACATACTACATACATAAACTGAGTAAGATATTGGAGGTGAGAGGATATGGACTAAGGTATTGTGCTTTGACAAGCAATATTTTTTGGATGAGCACCATTATTTCCTTCTAGGAAGTATTCTATGTTGCAAAACATAATACAACTATAGTTGATGGAGTTTTGATAAACATTATGGATAACTGTTTTACCTTATTTTTATGAGGTAAACACTTACCATTTATGAGTCACATTACAAATGCTCTGTGGGATTATGTAAACTCTCGAGTTAGAAAACCTTGTTAGTGAATATGAGAATGCTCAGGAAGATGATGGAAGATACAAGAAAATATAGGATTTGAACaaatataactaattaaaaGATCATGTAACACTTATTGAGAGGTGACAAAAACTCACATAAGGTGGTTTGGTCACAAGAGAAGACCAATAGAGGCTTTTTTAGAAAAACAGATCAAATGGATCATAGTcagattattttaaataaaaaaaactttactacaaatgaaaaaaactaGCATACCCTAGTACCAAAAGGCTCCTCACTTTGCGAAAGTATGGGGAAGGATCACTGTACATAGCCTTCctcttgcatatgcaaagaggcaaTTTCCAGATTCAAGCCAGTGACCAACTGGTCACAAAGGGCAACTTTCCTGTTGCGTTAGGGCTCCACCTCACTTTACTACAAAtgaattaacattaaattaggTTTTGATAGAACCTAACGACCCATGCAGCCAACCAAACCCACCTAATGGTTGGCTTAATCATTATTGGTGCTGCATATCATCAGCTAGCACATTGCAagagttttttttctctttttaaaatttatctttgtCCATCTTCAAATGCTCATTTAAGACTTAGAAAGATCTGCAAGTTTGTCAACTACAAACATTTTAGGTTCAACTACAGATTGGCATGTTCAATGTAATAAATATGGTGCAGTCCAATCTATCTATGACTTAAATGAAATTGATAAATCTTTTACACATTAGCAGCAACGATTTGATGatctagataaaaaaaaaaatttaacagaaTCACCACATTAATCTAACATCAAACAGTATTGCTCAAATAAACAATTATAAGTAAAGATAAATGATCAGCTCTAACATAGAAAAACTAATGCTCCATATGCTTCATATTCATataacaatttcttttttattttcccaaCCATCAACTTTCAGTCTAACGATCTCCATTTAAGTCCCTTGCTGCAAGGACCAGAAAAGTAAATATTCCAAAGATTGGCATGTTATCAACTA
This genomic interval from Glycine max cultivar Williams 82 chromosome 5, Glycine_max_v4.0, whole genome shotgun sequence contains the following:
- the LOC100796742 gene encoding cytochrome c1-2, heme protein, mitochondrial isoform X2, with the protein product MAGGVIRQLFRRKLQSHSPNSSFKSFIITKKDGADSIGNNSLRVLALVGAGVSGFLGFATTAFADEAEHGLACPSYPWPHKGILSSYDHASIRRGHQVYQEVCASCHSMSLISYRDLVGVAYTEEEVKAMAAEIEVVDGPNDEGEMFTRPGKLSDRFPQPYANEAAARFANGGAYPPDLSLVTKARHNGQNYVFALLTGYRDPPAGVSIREGLHYNPYFPGGAIAMPKMLNDGAVEYEDGTPATESQMGKDIVSFLTWAAEPEMEERKLMGFKWIFVLSLALLQAAYYRRLRWSVLKSRKLVLDVVN
- the LOC100796742 gene encoding cytochrome c1-2, heme protein, mitochondrial isoform X1 — encoded protein: MAGGVIRQLFRRKLQSHSPQNSSFKSFIITKKDGADSIGNNSLRVLALVGAGVSGFLGFATTAFADEAEHGLACPSYPWPHKGILSSYDHASIRRGHQVYQEVCASCHSMSLISYRDLVGVAYTEEEVKAMAAEIEVVDGPNDEGEMFTRPGKLSDRFPQPYANEAAARFANGGAYPPDLSLVTKARHNGQNYVFALLTGYRDPPAGVSIREGLHYNPYFPGGAIAMPKMLNDGAVEYEDGTPATESQMGKDIVSFLTWAAEPEMEERKLMGFKWIFVLSLALLQAAYYRRLRWSVLKSRKLVLDVVN